From a single Rutidosis leptorrhynchoides isolate AG116_Rl617_1_P2 chromosome 5, CSIRO_AGI_Rlap_v1, whole genome shotgun sequence genomic region:
- the LOC139846884 gene encoding LOW QUALITY PROTEIN: synaptotagmin-2-like (The sequence of the model RefSeq protein was modified relative to this genomic sequence to represent the inferred CDS: substituted 1 base at 1 genomic stop codon), whose protein sequence is MGIISTILGFSGFGIGISLGLVIGYYLFIYFQPTDVKDPAIRPLVERDSDTLQRMLPEIPLWVKNPDFDRVDWLNKFIGYMWPYLDMAICKTAKEIAKPIIAEQIPKYKIDEVEFETLTLGSLPPTFQGMKVYVTDEKELIMEPSIKWAGNPNVAIVAKAFGLKATVQVIDLQVFAAPRITLKPLVPSFPCFAKICVSLMEKPHVDFGLRLFGADLMSIPGLYRFVQVNIFCLNTYKDFIFYLLTFFXKKNDLESYHVQETIKDQVANMYLWPKTLDVQILDPSKALKKPVGVLHVKVVKAMKLKKKDLLGASDPYVKIKLTESKLPSKKTQVKHKNLNPEWNEEFNMVVKDPETQAVEFQVYDWEQVGKHDKMGMNVVPIKELVPEEPKVLTLDLLKNMDANDNQNEKSRGQIVVELLYKPFKEEDMPAFEDANTIPEASEGTPVGGGELVVRVHEAQDVEGKHHTNPYVRILFRGEEKKTKHVKKNRDPRWGEEFKFKLEEPPLNDKLHIEVASVSSRIGLLHPKESLGYIDINLGDVVHNKRINEKYHLIDSRNGKIQIELQWRTVSKKDVSKPT, encoded by the exons ATGGGCATCATTAGTACAATATTGGGGTTTTCTGGATTTGGAATTGGGATTTCTCTTGGTCTTGTAATTGGTTATTATCTTTTCATCTACTTTCAACCTACAGATGTTAAG GATCCCGCTATTCGGCCTTTGGTCGAACGAGACTCTGATACTCTGCAAAGGATGCTTCCCGAGATACCTTTGTGGGTAAAGAACCCGGATTTTGATCGG GTTGATTGGCTTAACAAGTTCATCGGATACATGTGGCCTTATCTTGATATG GCAATATGCAAGACTGCAAAAGAAATTGCAAAGCCAATAATTGCCGAACAGATTCCAAAGTATAAAATTGATGAGGTTGAGTTCGAGACTCTTACCTTAGGGTCTTTGCCTCCTACATTTCAAG GGATGAAGGTGTATGTTACTGATGAGAAGGAGCTGATCATGGAACCATCCATAAAATGGGCCGGTAACCCTAATGTTGCTATTGTTGCTAAAGCTTTTGGATTAAAAGCAACTGTCCAG GTGATAGATTTACAAGTGTTTGCCGCACCTCGTATTACATTAAAACCACTTGTTCCCAGCTTTCCTTGCTTTGCAAAGATATGTGTATCTCTTATGGAgaag CCACATGTTGATTTTGGTCTTAGGCTATTTGGGGCTGACCTTATGTCAATTCCTGGATTGTATCGGTTTGTCCAGGTGAATATTTTCTGTT TGAACACTTATAAAGACTTCATTTTTTATTTGTTAACTTTTTTCTAAAAAAAGAATGATCTTGAAAGCTATCATGTGCAGGAAACAATCAAAGATCAAGTTGCCAACATGTATCTTTGGCCTAAAACTCTAGATGTACAAATATTGGATCCATCCAA AGCCCTTAAGAAACCTGTAGGAGTCCTTCATGTAAAGGTTGTGAAAGCAATGAAGTTGAAAAAGAAAGATCTTCTTGGTGCTTCGGATCCTTATGTGAAAATAAAGCTCACAGAAAGTAAACTTCCATCGAAGAAGACACAAGTTAAGCATAAGAATTTGAATCCCGAATGGAATGAAGAATTCAATATGGTCGTTAAAGATCCAGAAACACAAGCTGTTGAGTTCCAAGTTTATGATTGGGAACAG GTTGGCAAACATGACAAGATGGGCATGAATGTGGTTCCGATTAAGGAACTTGTGCCTGAAGAACCTAAAGTTTTGACGCTCGATCTGTTGAAGAACATGGATGCTAACGATAATCAAAACGAGAAATCACGAGGTCAAATCGTAGTAGAGTTATTGTACAAACCGTTCAAGGAGGAAGACATGCCGGCATTCGAAGACGCGAATACGATTCCGGAAGCATCTGAAGGAACACCTGTTGGTGGTGGTGAACTTGTGGTTCGAGTTCATGAAGCTCAAGACGTTGAAGGAAAACACCACACTAATCCTTATGTTCGAATCCTTTTTAGAGGAGAAGAGAAGAAAACTAAG cATGTAAAAAAGAACCGTGATCCAAGATGGGGTGAGGAGTTCAAGTTCAAACTAGAGGAGCCTCCACTGAATGATAAATTGCACATTGAAGTTGCCAGTGTTTCGTCCAGGATCGGCCTCCTTCATCCAAAG GAATCGTTGGGTTACATTGATATCAATCTTGGCGATGTGGTGCACAACAAGAGGATCAACG